Within the Sporichthyaceae bacterium genome, the region CGGTAGCCGGCCAGGTTCGACCGTTTGGACAGTGAGTGGACGGCCAGCAGGCCTTCGTGCGACCCACCGCACACGTCGGGGTGCAACACCGAAGTCGGCTCGACATCCCAGCCGAATTCGGCGTAGCACTCGTCGGAGACCAGCACCGCATCGTGCGTACGCGCCCAGTGCACCAAGGCCTTGAGTTGGTCCGGGCCGAGTACCCGGCCGGACGGGTTGGCCGGCGAGTTCACCCAGATCGCGCGGACCGGCCCGGCGGCCGCGGCCCGGTCCAGCTGCTCCGGGTCGTCCGCGGGCACCGGAATGGCGCCGGCGAGCCGGGCGCCGACGTCGTAGGTCGGATAGGCCAAGGCGGGATGGGCGACCACATCACCGGCGCCGATGCCGAGCAACGTGGGCAACCACGCCACCAGCTCCTTGGAGCCGATGGTGGGCAGCACCGCCGTGGGCGACAGGCCGGCAATCCCGAACCGACTCCTCAGAAATCCGGCGATGGTCTCCCGCAGCGCCGCGGTGCCGGAGGTCAGCGGGTAGCCGGGGGCATCGGCCGCGGCGGCCAGGGCCGCCCGCACCACGGCAGGCGCGGGGTCAACCGGGGTGCCGACAGAGAGGTCCACCAATCCGTCGGCACCGGCGGCGGCGATCGCGGCGTCCTTGACCGGACTCAGCCGGTCCCAGGGGAAATCAGGAAGGGATCCGCGGCTCACTCTTCGTGCTCTTGCGGCGGCAACGCCGCGACCGTGGCGTGGTCACGCTCGATCAGGCCGAGCTTGGCGGCGCCACCGGGCGAGCCGAGATCGTCGAAGAACTCCACGTTGGCCTTGTAGAAGTCCTTCCACTGGTCGGGCACATCGTCCTCGTAAAAGATGGCCTCGACCGGGCATACCGGCTCGCACGCGCCGCAGTCCACGCACTCGTCGGGGTGGATGTACAACATCCGCTCGCCCTCGTAGATGCAGTCGACCGGACATTCCTCGATGCAGGCCTTGTCCTTCAGATCGACGCAAGGCTGGGCGATCACGTACGTCACGGGTGGCTCCTCCTAGCGCTGCGAATCCCGACTTAGTATCACGGGCAGGTCAGTCCGTCACGACAACGGGGGGCGATGGTTGCCGACGGGATTCGCGCTGGTCGTGTCCATCTCGCCGCAGGATGTCGGGGCGCGCGTGTCGGTGCGGCGTCGGCTGGCGGACGGCACCATGTCCGATGCGGTGGGGATGCTGCTGCGCTGGGCGGACGGGACGCTCGCGGTGGCCCGCAAGGACGGCACGGTGACCGAGATCGCCCAGGACACGTTGCTGGCCGGGAAACGGGTGCCGCCGGCCCCGCTGCGGGCCGTCGGGAGACCCGAGCAGGTTCAGGCCCTGCAGTCGATCGCCGCCGCGGGCTGGCCGGCGGCGGAGACCGAGCAGCTCGCCGGGTGGCTGCTGCGGGCGTCGGCGGGCTGGACGCTGCGCGCTAACTCGGTGCTGCCGCTGGGTGATCCGGGCCTGCCGGTGGACCGGGCCATGGCCTTTGTCGATGCCTGGTACGCCCGCCGTGGGCTTGCGTCGGTGTACTCGGTGCCGAGCACGGCCACGGACGTGGACGAGGCGCTGGCCGCGCGCGGTTTCACCGTCGCGCGCGGCGCGGAGATCCTGGTGTTGACCGGCCCGGCCGTCGCGGTGCCCGAGCCGGCGGCGTTGGCCGGGTTGCCGCCCGCGCAACTGCTGCCCGCGCCGTCGCCGGGTTGGTTGGCGTGTTACCGCGCGCGCGGTGCGTCCATCCCGCCGGTCGGGTTGAGCGTGCTGACCGGACCGGAGCGGGTGACGTTCGCGCAGGTGGAGTGCGACGGCGAGGTGCTGGCCATCGGCCGGGCTACCGTGGCGGACGGCTGGGTGGGCCTGTCCGCATTGGAGACCGCCCCGGCCGCACGCCGGCGGGGATTGGCGCGCCATGTCGTGGGCGCGCTGGTCGCATATGGTCGAGAGCAGGGCGCCGGCAATGTCTTCCTGCAGGTGGCCAACGACAACAAGCCGGCGCTCACGCTCTACCGCGAGCTC harbors:
- the dapC gene encoding succinyldiaminopimelate transaminase translates to MSRGSLPDFPWDRLSPVKDAAIAAAGADGLVDLSVGTPVDPAPAVVRAALAAAADAPGYPLTSGTAALRETIAGFLRSRFGIAGLSPTAVLPTIGSKELVAWLPTLLGIGAGDVVAHPALAYPTYDVGARLAGAIPVPADDPEQLDRAAAAGPVRAIWVNSPANPSGRVLGPDQLKALVHWARTHDAVLVSDECYAEFGWDVEPTSVLHPDVCGGSHEGLLAVHSLSKRSNLAGYRAAFLAGDAAVIAGLLEVRKHAGMMVPAPVQAAMIAALTDTEHVRVQRERYAERRRLLRAALAETGYRVEHSEAGLYLWATRDEDCWETVRRFAGHGILVAPGEFYGAAGMRHVRVALTATDERIAAAATRLRAG
- the fdxA gene encoding ferredoxin, giving the protein MTYVIAQPCVDLKDKACIEECPVDCIYEGERMLYIHPDECVDCGACEPVCPVEAIFYEDDVPDQWKDFYKANVEFFDDLGSPGGAAKLGLIERDHATVAALPPQEHEE
- a CDS encoding GNAT family N-acetyltransferase, translating into MPTGFALVVSISPQDVGARVSVRRRLADGTMSDAVGMLLRWADGTLAVARKDGTVTEIAQDTLLAGKRVPPAPLRAVGRPEQVQALQSIAAAGWPAAETEQLAGWLLRASAGWTLRANSVLPLGDPGLPVDRAMAFVDAWYARRGLASVYSVPSTATDVDEALAARGFTVARGAEILVLTGPAVAVPEPAALAGLPPAQLLPAPSPGWLACYRARGASIPPVGLSVLTGPERVTFAQVECDGEVLAIGRATVADGWVGLSALETAPAARRRGLARHVVGALVAYGREQGAGNVFLQVANDNKPALTLYRELGLTLHHTYHYRVAPGSGAT